The sequence TTGGAAAGATCTGGGAAAGCCGGTTGTAGTATGGacaaattttatgcaatttctctaaaatattaaatgcatttgaagaagttACGCAAAAGGAAACACATTTTGTTGGTAATTTAATGTCACCTTTTATTATTGGGCAGTCAATATCTCCTTTGTTGACTTTTGTTCTTAGCCACTGTTCGGCCATCAGGTATGTCTTTTTCAAATGCCGTACTTTTCCACACATCATATTAGGGTGGGCgtaaattttggttttatttaaaaaattagcataGTACAGATGGGCGGTAGGTTTCTGTTCATGAGTAAGaatgtatatgaaaaagttatttaaattattattttaagcaaATACTTCAATATCCTTGTTCTCCAACAAATAGTCCAATAAAAGTTGATTCTCTTCGTTTGTCCATTTTTTGCGGGTTTTACCATATTTTCTtcctaaaataaaaaacgatataATAACATTTGATATAACaagacaagaaaaaaaataaggaaTAGTGTTAAGTGGATACACtatatattttgcttttccTTGTAGGGCATACACGGACAAATTAAAAGGCTCACTAGTGATTACTGGTGAAGTGAGTCATTTGGAGGGTAGTACGCGTTTTCATGTTGTTCTCCAAATGGCGGGACCTACAGCTTTGAACCGCTTCCTTCAGAATAGTagatagtttttataaattttttttcatgacagaactACACCCGGAGGTTTTTCAGCGTACGGTTTAGTTAATTACTTAAAGATTGCCGGTTATGCATCTAAATGGGTGATCGGATCCAAACAATTTTAACACACGATTGTATTCAATTCAATGGATTTTGTCTAAGTAACTTCACATGTTCCACTTTCAAACAGCTCTATAGAGCGGTCGTGGAAAGATTAGGGGCTTCTCTTGAATTTCGAACTATCCTCTCTGTAATGGCCTGCGATGCCACGCCCGCTCCAGCTCCGCCCATCACCCCAAAATCAGTGGGTAATTAACTAAACATTCCCCATTTGTCATTATCTATTCAGGGTTGGGCGCCATTGGAAATGGTTTTATCTATCATTTTGCATTCTtaataataagtttttaaaCAGTTAGATGTGAACTGCATATcttcatacatataatattcaattaagaTGAGTTCAATAATTACTAGTAATAATCACCTTTATAATAAGTAAACTCAGATGTAGCTCTAATTTTAGATTGTGGTGCTCGGCAGTCCTGTGAAGATTCCACTTCGATAGAAATTGCTTTTTTAGCCTTTCTCGCTCTGTAAAGGGCGGTCGCCCGTGCATTTCTTGAGGATCGGGACAAATTTGTTTTACGTCTACCCATTTcaatacagatttttttaaatttttaaataaaaaacaaaggatGTTTACAATCAAAGCAGAAGCTCTCCTGTGCGAGACAATTAGCGATGGTGATTAATAAAGCTGTGGAGCTATCGCCGATTATATCGATAATGAGTGTTATTTTGCGACTATCCAAGGTTTTGTGACTCGATACTCTGCGCCATATgtgtttagtttttttcattataattagatttaatttttaaattcaaacatcccaataatacgttcacatatgcattaatctcctataaatccaccaaattaatctacccattCACAAATGACAGATGACCTGCAAAATTAACAATCAGCTTTGacaatactgctttgagaggtttttcttcatagaaattattttggtggaatatttcggtgtttttggtttctttaatttaattattaactatatgaagaaaatattatacaaggAGAAGagctaattgcgcaattggctgctaataataaacagttggaggaaatccgtatgcgacgtttactgagacTGCAAAAAACtatggcagcaatgcgcatgggatattctatattacattttataataagtaataaggggacaaaacgtttatggccacgcgcttttttctgtaaaatgaaaccataattaataattttgacaaacattttattagaattatgtttacagacctgttttctttgccggcatccattttagttttcattttgatgtttctcttcacatcagtgatggtaaatggttttttgaaaaatccctacacagcccAATAAAATTCCCTACCTTTCCCTACGCTTCCAACAAATTTTCCCTacgaaattccctacatttttttctcctgtgtttacactGTAATGAGGCAATTGGaacgtcaaaattgaattgtttgcttAAGATTCTTTAAAAATTCCGTACAGAGCTTTTGCAGTGCAATCAGTTCTTATTGGAATTAGATCCAGGAGCTTAACCACAAGCCGCTCGCTTTCCTCGTCGAAAAATCTCATCATAAGATACATATGCTTATTGAGTCCGATGTCTCTCATCGatcattatggaaaatttgtttacttttaattcttttaaacaaattgtctttttccttttttgccaattcattttttattatgctggtgcacttctttcttccgagctcagagttttttattatttcagaatcGGGCACGATTTCTTTCAAGAGTGGGATTAAATGGTCCACCACTTGTAGCGCaacattatgctcagcgaagaacatgctaagtcttatttcgaaatttctggaaccatttggATTACTCGCTTTATTTTAGATGTCTTTTTAattgccttcatattttttggtgcatttttgtttcggCGTGCTTCGGTAAATCAGACTTGCCACAGCTCAAAACTTTGTTGCACGCAgtgcatttgcatttgaatggatcgttagccacagcttcAAACTAGCCACTAAAATTTCGtcgtcaagccacttgttattgaacttttgtttccgatacttgtattgtttttcctggtgttcctccgaagagtcaGTCGAAAAGGAGGATCtattttctgtaaaatatatgcattttaaatataaaaaaagctaaaactaaaataattgcaaatttacttcaaaagtgaaaagcaccagaaaacgTGGGACAACTAACAAGTTTCacgcaaagaaaaaatcgtgctagcgttaacgaagaaaaGAACAGGCAATGTTGCCGtattaacgcttttaaaagtatgatgccataaggaaaagaaGTCTGACATGAAATCTTAccgcagatttttattttaaatgcacttttttaattttatcccactattttaaaatttttttttgtccttcttgaaaattccctacatttacggaatttaaaaaaatctgtccctcttttccctacacccacatttttcgtcaaaaatccctacatgtagggaactttccctacatttaccatcactgcttcacattcgtaataataattatcgataagacaaaaaacacagggttgtatgtccaAAAGTAtgattattatctaggattattttataatctcagattttgggagagtaATTTTGTACGgaaaatcgcgctttttaattacggattttaagttaagcgcgaaaaagtagatcatctattTA comes from Anastrepha ludens isolate Willacy chromosome 3, idAnaLude1.1, whole genome shotgun sequence and encodes:
- the LOC128858252 gene encoding uncharacterized protein LOC128858252, whose translation is MGRRKTNLSRSSRNARATALYRARKAKKAISIEVESSQDCRAPQSKIRATSEFTYYKGRKYGKTRKKWTNEENQLLLDYLLENKDIEKPTAHLYYANFLNKTKIYAHPNMMCGKVRHLKKTYLMAEQWLRTKVNKGDIDCPIIKEKLHKICPYYNRLSQIFPINDSDTAVSYAEDDFWYNENKTAKIFGDFAENNSTLPDDRYSSSEDLMQMVKSEIVVEEAANLVKSEIIFDEEAATVIKSEIIFDEETLL